The following coding sequences are from one Sulfurospirillum tamanense window:
- a CDS encoding response regulator transcription factor yields MKDERFSSLTLLCVEDETGVRRRLVNTLAFYFHKVYEAENGAEALGVIEEHQPDVVLCDIDMPVMDGIALVRQIRKEDFSTPIVMLTAYAQEEYLLELVNLHIHHYILKPVNSERLLEGLEAALRGKISGRIRLCEGLVLDLGRKSVLWQNEEISLSRREVLFLSLLVNHDHHVVRYATLEERLWSDKPMSQDALKSFVRDLRKKIPMDVIENISQLGYRLCCEKK; encoded by the coding sequence GTGAAGGATGAACGTTTTTCGTCATTAACCCTTTTGTGTGTAGAGGATGAAACCGGAGTGCGCCGACGGTTGGTCAATACCTTGGCCTTTTATTTTCATAAAGTCTACGAAGCAGAAAATGGTGCAGAAGCGCTAGGCGTTATCGAAGAGCATCAGCCTGATGTGGTTTTGTGCGACATCGACATGCCGGTGATGGACGGGATTGCGCTAGTGCGCCAGATTCGCAAAGAGGATTTTAGTACGCCTATTGTGATGCTTACCGCGTACGCCCAAGAGGAATATTTGCTTGAGCTTGTGAATTTGCACATTCACCACTACATTTTAAAACCTGTGAACAGCGAACGGCTTTTAGAGGGTCTGGAAGCGGCTTTACGCGGGAAAATTTCAGGACGCATTCGTCTGTGCGAAGGACTAGTGCTTGACCTTGGGCGTAAGAGTGTGTTGTGGCAGAATGAGGAAATTTCTCTTTCTCGTCGAGAGGTACTGTTTTTGTCACTTTTGGTAAATCATGATCACCACGTGGTCCGATACGCCACCCTCGAAGAGCGGCTATGGAGCGACAAACCTATGAGCCAAGATGCTTTAAAAAGCTTTGTGCGGGATTTGCGAAAGAAAATACCCATGGATGTCATCGAAAATATTTCTCAACTTGGGTATCGCCTTTGTTGTGAAAAAAAGTGA